The following proteins are encoded in a genomic region of Pseudodesulfovibrio mercurii:
- a CDS encoding bile acid:sodium symporter family protein: protein MKIDAVPLFIERNFLLIAVVMSGVALAWPPAFIWVKPHIPLGLGVIMFGMGLTLEFGDFAEILRKWPLVGLGMVLQYVIMPVLAVAISYALGLPSDIAVGMIVVGACPGGTASNVIAYLARANVPLSVTMTLASTCVAPILTPAIIYLFLERQVEIDFWSMVTSVFWIVVFPLIDGLILRRLFRRRLEPFLRWFPSLSIIVIALLIACIIGLNQATLLGLPFLALLAVVLHNTMGLAAGYGLARLARCNRRDARTLAIEVGMQNSGLGVALAVKHFGAATALPGALFSLWHNVSGVALARRWRSRSE, encoded by the coding sequence ATGAAAATCGACGCCGTCCCCCTTTTCATCGAGCGAAATTTCCTGCTTATCGCCGTGGTCATGTCCGGGGTGGCCCTGGCCTGGCCCCCGGCCTTCATCTGGGTGAAGCCGCACATTCCCCTGGGGTTGGGCGTCATCATGTTCGGCATGGGGCTGACCCTGGAATTCGGGGATTTCGCCGAGATCCTGCGCAAGTGGCCCCTGGTGGGACTGGGCATGGTCCTCCAATACGTCATCATGCCGGTCCTGGCCGTGGCCATCTCCTACGCCCTGGGCCTGCCGTCGGACATCGCCGTGGGCATGATCGTGGTCGGCGCCTGTCCCGGCGGCACGGCCTCCAACGTCATCGCCTATCTGGCCAGGGCCAACGTGCCCCTGTCCGTGACCATGACCCTGGCCTCCACCTGCGTCGCCCCCATCCTCACCCCGGCCATCATCTACCTGTTCCTGGAGCGGCAGGTGGAGATCGACTTCTGGTCCATGGTCACGTCCGTGTTCTGGATCGTGGTCTTTCCGCTCATCGACGGCCTGATCCTGCGCCGCCTCTTCCGCCGCCGCCTGGAACCGTTCCTGCGCTGGTTCCCGTCCCTGTCCATCATCGTCATCGCCCTGCTCATCGCCTGCATCATCGGCCTGAACCAGGCGACCCTGCTCGGCCTGCCGTTCCTGGCCCTGCTGGCCGTGGTCCTGCATAACACCATGGGGCTGGCCGCCGGGTACGGCCTGGCCCGCCTGGCCCGTTGCAACAGGCGGGACGCGCGGACCCTGGCCATCGAGGTGGGCATGCAGAACTCCGGCCTGGGCGTGGCCCTGGCCGTGAAGCACTTCGGCGCGGCCACGGCCCTGCCGGGCGCGCTCTTCAGCCTGTGGCACAACGTCTCGGGCGTGGCCCTGGCCCGGCGCTGGCGCAGCCGGTCGGAGTAA